The Antarcticibacterium sp. 1MA-6-2 genome has a window encoding:
- a CDS encoding DinB family protein, producing MQKIREQLVKHLKGGEAFMAVEKMLDKISFEKLGEKPSGLPYSFYSLFYHMWYAQQDILEYCKAEDYKESNWPKDYWPQNEAPDTEAQWKELQQAFFDNRKELSSFLLDSKNQLLLPVRTGTDHTLLREVLLVIEHNAYHTGQLLVVLRELGLYAE from the coding sequence ATGCAGAAAATCAGGGAACAGCTTGTAAAGCACCTGAAGGGAGGAGAAGCTTTTATGGCTGTTGAAAAAATGCTTGACAAAATTTCTTTTGAGAAACTGGGGGAAAAGCCATCAGGCTTGCCTTATTCCTTTTACTCTCTTTTTTACCACATGTGGTATGCCCAGCAGGATATTCTGGAATATTGTAAAGCTGAAGATTATAAAGAATCTAATTGGCCCAAAGATTATTGGCCGCAAAATGAAGCTCCCGATACTGAAGCTCAATGGAAGGAATTACAGCAGGCTTTTTTTGACAATAGAAAAGAACTGTCTTCTTTCCTGCTGGACTCGAAAAATCAATTATTACTTCCTGTAAGAACTGGAACAGATCATACGTTACTTAGAGAGGTGTTATTGGTGATCGAACACAATGCTTATCACACGGGGCAGTTGCTTGTAGTGCTGAGAGAATTGGGGCTCTACGCTGAATAA
- a CDS encoding CAL67264 family membrane protein encodes MGMNKNTIFAWASFCTLIIGIALVLLGVLKYLDYAIGFCTVGIGFFVMSWAFNALKGRV; translated from the coding sequence ATGGGAATGAATAAGAACACCATATTTGCATGGGCGTCATTTTGCACGCTTATAATTGGTATTGCACTGGTTCTATTAGGGGTATTAAAATATCTTGACTACGCAATTGGTTTTTGTACTGTAGGAATTGGATTTTTTGTTATGTCCTGGGCATTTAATGCTTTAAAGGGAAGAGTGTAA